From Drosophila suzukii chromosome 2R, CBGP_Dsuzu_IsoJpt1.0, whole genome shotgun sequence, a single genomic window includes:
- the Patronin gene encoding patronin isoform X26 — protein sequence MDVETQEIRQARQRASVKWLLSKAFNNRVPDNLKEPFYRDHENQERLKPQIIVELGNATLYCQTLSNLYSDPNYQSMNHWSIIQTLARKGVPVAESSDMPITETVLIQTNPLRINAHMSVIESLMVLYAKEISSGDRVMAAIRRISGNNYQAPPGQSYEQALLGWISHACAALKKRIIKEVDAGLPDDNGSRLQTPDIPPVRDFQDLCDGICLALLISYYCPKVVPWTSVRINYLPAVEDSIHNILLVCNFSQKHLPYSVFHMTPEDVTYMRGSMKLNLVLLLTDLFNLFEIHPAKCVCYPGMDGQDVIARRTLGANEHGICHRRGLTVQPVTPIPDLRSDLDQPPVGSPQNRPPFQVPHSNSFGGGLNRRSTPPNEYQTVQSNNFDGNNHAEAFVVHKSRGITTLASMHSQQQQQLHQQHQQQQQQQYHQQAPQQHPSQSQLQIQQQEPLVPARLRQAKEKTNVESKADERGDFVAAGRPSNWEQSRRPSFAGRRSRRNSSSEDSQLTIENFGGSQDQLNTLGRYERDRERKLSNTSVGSAYPVEPAVAVRSSIADARGTLQLGYDTDSGSEKQDRETEKYSMRRQVSVDNVPTVSSHNLSNTGSPLPVARHKQHSSDKDYSSNSGMTPDAYNDTRSTSGYDPESTPVRKSSTSSMPASPAAWQLDVGDDDMRSLENASKLSTIRMKLEEKRRRIEQDKRKIEMALLRHQEKEDLESCPDVMKWETMSNESKRTPDMDPVDLDKYQQSIAIMNMNLQDIQQDIHRLATQQSQMQAQHLQAQQLMQAQQIANMLNQQQTYGSQQHLADHHYQQPRPMQQSFGSSPHLPQAYNAPVSAYSSRPPSRDPYQQQHQHQQPQPMAMPQPMQYVNEHGQYMSPPQPAHYMQQQPQQQPQSIYSDNGAAYNNHSNHSPYGGAPQYRSSVVYDDYGQPTNHFYLHESSPQPQAHPQRRTWAHSAAAAAYEQQQQIQPPLVDVNAWQTQQHQKQKQTWMNRPPSSAGAPSPGSFVLHQNGGGGGGGGGGGELQHLFQVQASPQHGQRQVSGSNGVQRQQSLTNLRDNRSPKAPQQMGMPMVMPMQHEDMMAPQSICFIGDEEDVDELERNIIESMQSTRISDFVHQQQQQHQQQLQQQQRLQGHSGRGSSSEDYDSGEMISNKLNITSGNLTYRIPSPSRPSIQANSFQDPRAMAAASGGEDQPPEKGFYISFDDEQPKRPKPPLRAKRSPKKEAPPGSRDSVDNQATLKRESLSQLHNNNIIGFGGEDVNSKPMTRHSIHGLNNSNSVKSPGNATYNKYTDEPPIQLRQLAASGAVSPTGNERRLLEDLTNQPPQQLMQQPMSPTRLQQSSNNAEAAKNKALVIGADSTNLDPDSVDEMERRKEKIMLLSLQRRQQQEEAKARKEIESSQKREKEREKEEERSRKKEEQMARRAAILEQHRLKKAIEEAEREGKTLDRPDLHVKLQPHSSTSTTPRLRQQRTTRPRPKTIHVDDASVDISEASSISSRGKKGSSSNLTDTDSGLGRATPPRRAPSPGMGMGASGRHMPSPSGPGSLPPGLISKRRGFDDGSSDFSLTPNLNMEYSGPKLYKQPAAKSNRGIILNAVEYCVFPGVVNREAKQKVLEKIARSEAKHFLVLFRDAGCQFRALYSYQPETDQVTKLYGTGPSQVDEVMFDKFFKYNSGGKCFSQVHTKHLTVTIDAFTIHNSLWQGKRVQLPSKKDMALVI from the exons ATGGATGTCGAAACACAGGAAATACGACAG GCTCGTCAACGTGCTTCCGTCAAGTGGCTGCTCTCGAAGGCCTTCAACAATCGCGTGCCGGACAACCTGAAGGAGCCCTTCTACCGCGACCATGAGAACCAGGAGCGCCTCAAGCCGCAGATCATCGTGGAGCTGGGCAACGCCACGCTCTACTGCCAGACGCTGTCCAATCTGTACTCAGATCCCAACTACCAAAGCATGAACCACTGGTCAATAATACAGACGCTAGCGCGCAAGGGAGTTCCCGTGGCGGAATCCTCGGACATGCCCATTACCGAAACGGTATTAATTCAAACGAATCCGCTGCGAATT AACGCCCACATGTCTGTGATAGAATCGCTGATGGTTTTGTATGCGAAGGAAATATCGTCGGGTGACCGCGTCATGGCGGCCATACGAAG AATATCTGGCAACAACTATCAGGCGCCTCCTGGCCAGTCCTACGAGCAAGCTCTGCTGGGCTGGATTTCACATGCTTGCGCCGCTCTTAAGAAGCGCATTATCAAGGAGGTGGACGCCGGACTGCCCGATGATAAT GGCTCTCGTCTGCAGACGCCGGACATACCGCCTGTAAGGGACTTCCAGGATCTGTGCGATGGCATCTGCTTGGCACTGCTCATCTCGTACTACTGTCCAAAGGTGGTGCCGTGGACGAGTGTGCGGATTAACTATCTGCCGGCCGTCGAGGATTCGATTCACAACATCCTGCTTGTGTGCAATTTCTCGCAGAAGCATCTGCCATATAGCGTGTTCCACATGACGCCCGAGGATGTAACCTATATGCGCGG ATCCATGAAACTGAATCTGGTACTGCTGCTCACGGACCTATTCAATCTGTTCGAGATACACCCAGCCAAGTGTGTTTGCTACCCCGGCATGGATGGTCAGG ATGTCATCGCCCGGCGCACTTTGGGCGCCAATGAGCACGGGATCTGCCATCGAAGGGGGCTCACTGTACAGCCCGTCACACCCATTCCCGATCTGCGCAGCGATCTCGACCAGCCGCCAGTGGGCTCGCCTCAGAATCGACCACCGTTCCAAG TTCCGCACTCGAATTCATTTGGCGGCGGCTTAAATCGCAGATCAACCCCGCCCAACGAGTACCAGACGGTTCAGTCAAATAATTTCGATGGTAATAATCATGCCGAAG CCTTCGTGGTGCACAAGTCGCGTGGCATCACCACACTCGCCTCCATGCactcgcagcagcagcagcagctccatcagcaacaccagcagcagcaacagcagcaataCCACCAGCAGGCACCGCAGCAACACCCGTCCCAGTCGCAGCTCCAAATTCAGCAGCAGGAGCCCTTGGTTCCGGCTCGGTTGCGCCAGGCTAAAGAAAAGACCAATGTCGAGTCGAAGGCGGACGAGAGAG GCGATTTTGTCGCTGCGGGTCGACCAAGTAACTGGGAACAGAGCCGCCGGCCAAGCTTTGCAG GTCGTCGATCGCGCAGAAATTCTTCCAGCGAGGACTCCCAGCTGACCATCGAGAACTTTGGCGGCTCCCAGGATCAGCTGAATACCCTAGGGCGGTACGAACGCGACAGGGAACGTAAGTTGTCCAACACCAGTGTGGGCAGTGCATATCCAGTTGAACCCGCTGTGGCCGTGCGATCTTCGATTGCCGATGCTCGAGGCACCTTGCAATTGGGCTACGACACGGATTCGGGCTCTGAGAAGCAGGATCGTGAAACGGAAAAGTATTCGATGCGCCGGCAGGTCAG TGTCGACAATGTGCCCACGGTTTCGTCGCACAATCTCTCGAATACGGGCAGCCCGTTGCCGGTGGCAAGGCACAAGCAACATTCCAGCGACAAAGactacagcagcaacagcggCATGACGCCGGATGCCTACAACGACACCCGTTCCACCAGTGGCTACGACCCGGAGAGCACTCCCGTGCGCAAATCCTCAACGAGCAGCATGCCGGCGAGTCCCGCTGCCTGGCAGTTGGATGTGGGAGACGACGACATGCGATCGCTGGAGAATGCCAGCAAGCTGTCCACAATTCGGATGAAGCTGGAGGAGAAGCGTAGGCGCATAGAGCAGGACAAGCGCAAGATCGAGATGGCCTTGCTGCGGCACCAGGAGAAG GAGGATCTGGAGTCGTGTCCGGACGTGATGAAGTGGGAGACCATGAGCAACGAATCGAAGCGCACGCCCGACATGGATCCCGTTGACTTGGACAAGTACCAG CAAAGTATCGCCATCATGAACATGAATCTGCAGGACATTCAGCAGGATATTCACCGCCTGGCCACCCAGCAGAGTCAGATGCAGGCTCAGCACCTGCAGGCCCAGCAGCTGATGCAGGCTCAGCAGATAGCCAACATGCTGAACCAG CAGCAGACCTACGGGTCGCAGCAGCACCTGGCCGATCACCATTACCAGCAGCCGAGACCCATGCAGCAAAGCTTTGGTTCATCGCCGCATCTTCCGCAGGCTTACAATGCTCCAGTCAGTGCGTACAGCTCCCGTCCGCCCAGCCGCGATCCCtaccagcagcagcaccagcatCAGCAGCCACAGCCGATGGCGATGCCCCAGCCGATGCAGTACGTCAACGAGCACGGGCAGTATATGTCGCCGCCGCAGCCCGCCCACTAcatgcagcagcagccacagcagcagccgcagaGCATCTACAGTGACAACGGTGCGGCGTACAACAACCACAGCAACCACTCGCCCTACGGCGGAGCCCCGCAGTATCGGAGCAGTGTGGTATACGACGATTACGGACAGCCCACCAACCACTTCTATCTGCACGAGTCGTCGCCACAGCCTCAGGCTCATCCGCAGCGCAGGACCTGGGCTCACTCAGCGGCAGCTGCCGCCTacgagcagcagcagcagatccAACCGCCTCTGGTGGATGTTAATGCCTGGCAGACACAGCAGCACCAGAAGCAGAAACAGACCTGGATGAACAGACCGCCGTCGAGTGCAGGGGCTCCCAGTCCTGGCAGCTTTGTGCTGCACCAGAACGGAGGAGGTGGCGGCGGAGGCGGAGGTGGTGGCGAGCTACAGCACCTGTTTCAGGTACAGGCCTCACCTCAGCACGGCCAGCGTCAGGTGAGCGGATCCAATGGCGTGCAGCGCCAGCAATCGCTGACTAACTTGCGCGACAATCGATCGCCCAAGGCGCCGCAGCAAATGGGAATGCCCATGGTGATGCCTATGCAACACGAGGACATGATGGCGCCGCAGAGCATTTGCTTCATCGGTGACGAGGAGGATGTGGATGAGCTGGAGCGCAACATCATCGAATCCATGCAGTCGACGCGCATCTCCGACTTTgtccaccagcagcagcagcagcaccaacaGCAACTTCAGCAGCAACAGCGGCTGCAGGGGCACAGTGGACGAGGCAGCAGCTCGGAGGATTACGACAGCGGGGAGATGATCTCCAACAAGCTGAACATCACCAGCGGCAATCTCACCTACCGCATACCCTCGCCCTCCCGTCCCTCCATCCAAGCCAACAGCTTCCAGGATCCCCGAGCAATGGCAGCGGCATCCGGCGGCGAGGACCAGCCGCCTGAGAAGGGCTTTTACATCTCCTTCGACGATGAGCAGCCCAAGCGACCCAAGCCACCGCTGCGCGCCAAGCGATCGCCCAAAAAGGAGGCTCCGCCGGGAAGCAGGGACAGCGTCGATAACCAGGCGACTCTCAAACGTGAATCGCTTAGTCAGCtgcacaacaacaacatcattGGGTTCGGTGGTGAGGATGTGAACAGCAAGCCGATGACCAGGCACAGCATCCATGGCCTAAACAACTCCAACAGTGTCAAATCCCCCGGGAATGCCACATACAACAAGTACACCGATGAGCCGCCCATCCAACTCCGCCAGCTGGCCGCCTCGGGAGCAGTTTCGCCAACTGGCAACGAGCGTCGGCTCTTGGAGGATTTGACCAaccagccaccgcagcagttAATGCAGCAACCCATGTCGCCCACGCGACTCCAGCAGAGCAGCAACAACGCAGAGGCGGCCAAAAACAAGGCACTGGTCATCGGAGCAGATTCCACCAACTTGGATCCG GACTCTGTCGATGAGATGGAGCGGCGCAAGGAGAAGATCATGCTGCTGTCCCTGCAACGTCGCCAGCAGCAGGAGGAGGCCAAGGCGCGCAAGGAGATCGAGTCTTCCCAGAAGCGGGAAAAAGAGCGCGAGAAGGAGGAGGAGCGTTCACGGAAGAAGGAAGAGCAAATGGCTAGGCGAGCGGCCATTTTGGAACAGCACAGACTCAAGAAAGCCATCGAAGAGGCCGAGCGAGAG GGTAAAACCCTGGATCGGCCCGATTTGCATGTGAAACTGCAACCCCATTCATCCACCTCAACGACTCCGCGACTGAGGCAGCAGCGCACCACGCGTCCCAGGCCCAAGACGATCCATGTGGACGATGCCAGCGTGGACATCAGCGAGGCTTCGAGCATCTCTAGTCGGGGCAAGAAAGGCTCAAGCTCGAATCTAACCG ACACAGATTCGGGACTGGGACGCGCCACTCCGCCGAGGCGTGCTCCGTCGCCTGGAATGGGAATGGGCGCTTCAGGTAGGCATATGCCATCTCCCTCCGGACCGGGCTCTTTGCCGCCAGGTTTGATATCGAAACGTCGCGGATTTGATGATGGATCCAGCGATTTCTCTTTAACTCCGAATTTGAACATGGAATATTCGG GTCCTAAACTCTATAAACAACCAGCGGCCAAATCTAATCGTGGGATTATCCTGAACGCCGTTGAATACTGCGTTTTCCCCGGCGTTGTCAACCGCGAGGCCAAACAGAAAGTGCTGGAGAAGATTGCTCGCTCGGAGGCGAAGCACTTTCTGGTACTCTTCCGGGATGCGGGCTGCCAGTTCCGCGCCCTCTACAGCTACCAGCCCGAAACGGACCAGGTAACGAAGCTGTATGGCACTGGGCCTAGTCAAGTCGACGAAGTGATGTTCGACAAGTTCTTCAA ATACAACTCAGGAGGCAAGTGCTTCTCGCAAGTGCACACAAAGCATCTGACGGTGACCATAGACGCCTTCACAATACACAATTCCCTGTGGCAGGGCAAGCGGGTGCAGTTGCCAAGCAAAAAGGACATGGCGCTTGTTATCTAA
- the Patronin gene encoding patronin isoform X4 — protein sequence MDVETQEIRQARQRASVKWLLSKAFNNRVPDNLKEPFYRDHENQERLKPQIIVELGNATLYCQTLSNLYSDPNYQSMNHWSIIQTLARKGVPVAESSDMPITETVLIQTNPLRINAHMSVIESLMVLYAKEISSGDRVMAAIRRISGNNYQAPPGQSYEQALLGWISHACAALKKRIIKEVDAGLPDDNTPDIPPVRDFQDLCDGICLALLISYYCPKVVPWTSVRINYLPAVEDSIHNILLVCNFSQKHLPYSVFHMTPEDVTYMRGSMKLNLVLLLTDLFNLFEIHPAKCVCYPGMDGQDVIARRTLGANEHGICHRRGLTVQPVTPIPDLRSDLDQPPVGSPQNRPPFQVPHSNSFGGGLNRRSTPPNEYQTVQSNNFDGNNHAEAFVVHKSRGITTLASMHSQQQQQLHQQHQQQQQQQYHQQAPQQHPSQSQLQIQQQEPLVPARLRQAKEKTNVESKADERGDFVAAGRPSNWEQSRRPSFAGRRSRRNSSSEDSQLTIENFGGSQDQLNTLGRYERDRERKLSNTSVGSAYPVEPAVAVRSSIADARGTLQLGYDTDSGSEKQDRETEKYSMRRQVSVDNVPTVSSHNLSNTGSPLPVARHKQHSSDKDYSSNSGMTPDAYNDTRSTSGYDPESTPVRKSSTSSMPASPAAWQLDVGDDDMRSLENASKLSTIRMKLEEKRRRIEQDKRKIEMALLRHQEKEDLESCPDVMKWETMSNESKRTPDMDPVDLDKYQQSIAIMNMNLQDIQQDIHRLATQQSQMQAQHLQAQQLMQAQQIANMLNQQQTYGSQQHLADHHYQQPRPMQQSFGSSPHLPQAYNAPVSAYSSRPPSRDPYQQQHQHQQPQPMAMPQPMQYVNEHGQYMSPPQPAHYMQQQPQQQPQSIYSDNGAAYNNHSNHSPYGGAPQYRSSVVYDDYGQPTNHFYLHESSPQPQAHPQRRTWAHSAAAAAYEQQQQIQPPLVDVNAWQTQQHQKQKQTWMNRPPSSAGAPSPGSFVLHQNGGGGGGGGGGGELQHLFQVQASPQHGQRQVSGSNGVQRQQSLTNLRDNRSPKAPQQMGMPMVMPMQHEDMMAPQSICFIGDEEDVDELERNIIESMQSTRISDFVHQQQQQHQQQLQQQQRLQGHSGRGSSSEDYDSGEMISNKLNITSGNLTYRIPSPSRPSIQANSFQDPRAMAAASGGEDQPPEKGFYISFDDEQPKRPKPPLRAKRSPKKEAPPGSRDSVDNQATLKRESLSQLHNNNIIGFGGEDVNSKPMTRHSIHGLNNSNSVKSPGNATYNKYTDEPPIQLRQLAASGAVSPTGNERRLLEDLTNQPPQQLMQQPMSPTRLQQSSNNAEAAKNKALVIGADSTNLDPDSVDEMERRKEKIMLLSLQRRQQQEEAKARKEIESSQKREKEREKEEERSRKKEEQMARRAAILEQHRLKKAIEEAEREGKTLDRPDLHVKLQPHSSTSTTPRLRQQRTTRPRPKTIHVDDASVDISEASSISSRGKKGSSSNLTGYGQLSSNSMKRDYYRGSQDSLTVKESPDDYPSTSSTPIGRRGSYKTSREPAGVERGRTLSRISVAKGSTLNFRGRKSNSLMNLCDTDSGLGRATPPRRAPSPGMGMGASGRHMPSPSGPGSLPPGLISKRRGFDDGSSDFSLTPNLNMEYSGPKLYKQPAAKSNRGIILNAVEYCVFPGVVNREAKQKVLEKIARSEAKHFLVLFRDAGCQFRALYSYQPETDQVTKLYGTGPSQVDEVMFDKFFKYNSGGKCFSQVHTKHLTVTIDAFTIHNSLWQGKRVQLPSKKDMALVI from the exons ATGGATGTCGAAACACAGGAAATACGACAG GCTCGTCAACGTGCTTCCGTCAAGTGGCTGCTCTCGAAGGCCTTCAACAATCGCGTGCCGGACAACCTGAAGGAGCCCTTCTACCGCGACCATGAGAACCAGGAGCGCCTCAAGCCGCAGATCATCGTGGAGCTGGGCAACGCCACGCTCTACTGCCAGACGCTGTCCAATCTGTACTCAGATCCCAACTACCAAAGCATGAACCACTGGTCAATAATACAGACGCTAGCGCGCAAGGGAGTTCCCGTGGCGGAATCCTCGGACATGCCCATTACCGAAACGGTATTAATTCAAACGAATCCGCTGCGAATT AACGCCCACATGTCTGTGATAGAATCGCTGATGGTTTTGTATGCGAAGGAAATATCGTCGGGTGACCGCGTCATGGCGGCCATACGAAG AATATCTGGCAACAACTATCAGGCGCCTCCTGGCCAGTCCTACGAGCAAGCTCTGCTGGGCTGGATTTCACATGCTTGCGCCGCTCTTAAGAAGCGCATTATCAAGGAGGTGGACGCCGGACTGCCCGATGATAAT ACGCCGGACATACCGCCTGTAAGGGACTTCCAGGATCTGTGCGATGGCATCTGCTTGGCACTGCTCATCTCGTACTACTGTCCAAAGGTGGTGCCGTGGACGAGTGTGCGGATTAACTATCTGCCGGCCGTCGAGGATTCGATTCACAACATCCTGCTTGTGTGCAATTTCTCGCAGAAGCATCTGCCATATAGCGTGTTCCACATGACGCCCGAGGATGTAACCTATATGCGCGG ATCCATGAAACTGAATCTGGTACTGCTGCTCACGGACCTATTCAATCTGTTCGAGATACACCCAGCCAAGTGTGTTTGCTACCCCGGCATGGATGGTCAGG ATGTCATCGCCCGGCGCACTTTGGGCGCCAATGAGCACGGGATCTGCCATCGAAGGGGGCTCACTGTACAGCCCGTCACACCCATTCCCGATCTGCGCAGCGATCTCGACCAGCCGCCAGTGGGCTCGCCTCAGAATCGACCACCGTTCCAAG TTCCGCACTCGAATTCATTTGGCGGCGGCTTAAATCGCAGATCAACCCCGCCCAACGAGTACCAGACGGTTCAGTCAAATAATTTCGATGGTAATAATCATGCCGAAG CCTTCGTGGTGCACAAGTCGCGTGGCATCACCACACTCGCCTCCATGCactcgcagcagcagcagcagctccatcagcaacaccagcagcagcaacagcagcaataCCACCAGCAGGCACCGCAGCAACACCCGTCCCAGTCGCAGCTCCAAATTCAGCAGCAGGAGCCCTTGGTTCCGGCTCGGTTGCGCCAGGCTAAAGAAAAGACCAATGTCGAGTCGAAGGCGGACGAGAGAG GCGATTTTGTCGCTGCGGGTCGACCAAGTAACTGGGAACAGAGCCGCCGGCCAAGCTTTGCAG GTCGTCGATCGCGCAGAAATTCTTCCAGCGAGGACTCCCAGCTGACCATCGAGAACTTTGGCGGCTCCCAGGATCAGCTGAATACCCTAGGGCGGTACGAACGCGACAGGGAACGTAAGTTGTCCAACACCAGTGTGGGCAGTGCATATCCAGTTGAACCCGCTGTGGCCGTGCGATCTTCGATTGCCGATGCTCGAGGCACCTTGCAATTGGGCTACGACACGGATTCGGGCTCTGAGAAGCAGGATCGTGAAACGGAAAAGTATTCGATGCGCCGGCAGGTCAG TGTCGACAATGTGCCCACGGTTTCGTCGCACAATCTCTCGAATACGGGCAGCCCGTTGCCGGTGGCAAGGCACAAGCAACATTCCAGCGACAAAGactacagcagcaacagcggCATGACGCCGGATGCCTACAACGACACCCGTTCCACCAGTGGCTACGACCCGGAGAGCACTCCCGTGCGCAAATCCTCAACGAGCAGCATGCCGGCGAGTCCCGCTGCCTGGCAGTTGGATGTGGGAGACGACGACATGCGATCGCTGGAGAATGCCAGCAAGCTGTCCACAATTCGGATGAAGCTGGAGGAGAAGCGTAGGCGCATAGAGCAGGACAAGCGCAAGATCGAGATGGCCTTGCTGCGGCACCAGGAGAAG GAGGATCTGGAGTCGTGTCCGGACGTGATGAAGTGGGAGACCATGAGCAACGAATCGAAGCGCACGCCCGACATGGATCCCGTTGACTTGGACAAGTACCAG CAAAGTATCGCCATCATGAACATGAATCTGCAGGACATTCAGCAGGATATTCACCGCCTGGCCACCCAGCAGAGTCAGATGCAGGCTCAGCACCTGCAGGCCCAGCAGCTGATGCAGGCTCAGCAGATAGCCAACATGCTGAACCAG CAGCAGACCTACGGGTCGCAGCAGCACCTGGCCGATCACCATTACCAGCAGCCGAGACCCATGCAGCAAAGCTTTGGTTCATCGCCGCATCTTCCGCAGGCTTACAATGCTCCAGTCAGTGCGTACAGCTCCCGTCCGCCCAGCCGCGATCCCtaccagcagcagcaccagcatCAGCAGCCACAGCCGATGGCGATGCCCCAGCCGATGCAGTACGTCAACGAGCACGGGCAGTATATGTCGCCGCCGCAGCCCGCCCACTAcatgcagcagcagccacagcagcagccgcagaGCATCTACAGTGACAACGGTGCGGCGTACAACAACCACAGCAACCACTCGCCCTACGGCGGAGCCCCGCAGTATCGGAGCAGTGTGGTATACGACGATTACGGACAGCCCACCAACCACTTCTATCTGCACGAGTCGTCGCCACAGCCTCAGGCTCATCCGCAGCGCAGGACCTGGGCTCACTCAGCGGCAGCTGCCGCCTacgagcagcagcagcagatccAACCGCCTCTGGTGGATGTTAATGCCTGGCAGACACAGCAGCACCAGAAGCAGAAACAGACCTGGATGAACAGACCGCCGTCGAGTGCAGGGGCTCCCAGTCCTGGCAGCTTTGTGCTGCACCAGAACGGAGGAGGTGGCGGCGGAGGCGGAGGTGGTGGCGAGCTACAGCACCTGTTTCAGGTACAGGCCTCACCTCAGCACGGCCAGCGTCAGGTGAGCGGATCCAATGGCGTGCAGCGCCAGCAATCGCTGACTAACTTGCGCGACAATCGATCGCCCAAGGCGCCGCAGCAAATGGGAATGCCCATGGTGATGCCTATGCAACACGAGGACATGATGGCGCCGCAGAGCATTTGCTTCATCGGTGACGAGGAGGATGTGGATGAGCTGGAGCGCAACATCATCGAATCCATGCAGTCGACGCGCATCTCCGACTTTgtccaccagcagcagcagcagcaccaacaGCAACTTCAGCAGCAACAGCGGCTGCAGGGGCACAGTGGACGAGGCAGCAGCTCGGAGGATTACGACAGCGGGGAGATGATCTCCAACAAGCTGAACATCACCAGCGGCAATCTCACCTACCGCATACCCTCGCCCTCCCGTCCCTCCATCCAAGCCAACAGCTTCCAGGATCCCCGAGCAATGGCAGCGGCATCCGGCGGCGAGGACCAGCCGCCTGAGAAGGGCTTTTACATCTCCTTCGACGATGAGCAGCCCAAGCGACCCAAGCCACCGCTGCGCGCCAAGCGATCGCCCAAAAAGGAGGCTCCGCCGGGAAGCAGGGACAGCGTCGATAACCAGGCGACTCTCAAACGTGAATCGCTTAGTCAGCtgcacaacaacaacatcattGGGTTCGGTGGTGAGGATGTGAACAGCAAGCCGATGACCAGGCACAGCATCCATGGCCTAAACAACTCCAACAGTGTCAAATCCCCCGGGAATGCCACATACAACAAGTACACCGATGAGCCGCCCATCCAACTCCGCCAGCTGGCCGCCTCGGGAGCAGTTTCGCCAACTGGCAACGAGCGTCGGCTCTTGGAGGATTTGACCAaccagccaccgcagcagttAATGCAGCAACCCATGTCGCCCACGCGACTCCAGCAGAGCAGCAACAACGCAGAGGCGGCCAAAAACAAGGCACTGGTCATCGGAGCAGATTCCACCAACTTGGATCCG GACTCTGTCGATGAGATGGAGCGGCGCAAGGAGAAGATCATGCTGCTGTCCCTGCAACGTCGCCAGCAGCAGGAGGAGGCCAAGGCGCGCAAGGAGATCGAGTCTTCCCAGAAGCGGGAAAAAGAGCGCGAGAAGGAGGAGGAGCGTTCACGGAAGAAGGAAGAGCAAATGGCTAGGCGAGCGGCCATTTTGGAACAGCACAGACTCAAGAAAGCCATCGAAGAGGCCGAGCGAGAG GGTAAAACCCTGGATCGGCCCGATTTGCATGTGAAACTGCAACCCCATTCATCCACCTCAACGACTCCGCGACTGAGGCAGCAGCGCACCACGCGTCCCAGGCCCAAGACGATCCATGTGGACGATGCCAGCGTGGACATCAGCGAGGCTTCGAGCATCTCTAGTCGGGGCAAGAAAGGCTCAAGCTCGAATCTAACCG GCTACGGTCAACTAAGCTCAAATTCAATGAAAAGAGATTACTACAGGGGCTCGCAAGACTCCCTCACTGTAAAAG AGTCACCCGATGATTATCCCAGTACAAGTTCAACTCCGATTGGACGACGGGGATCGTACAAAACTTCCAGAG AGCCAGCCGGCGTAGAAAGGGGCCGCACTCTGTCGCGTATCTCCGTCGCTAAGGGCAGCACGCTTAATTTCCGGGGCCGAAAGTCCAATTCGCTAATGAATCTGTGCG ACACAGATTCGGGACTGGGACGCGCCACTCCGCCGAGGCGTGCTCCGTCGCCTGGAATGGGAATGGGCGCTTCAGGTAGGCATATGCCATCTCCCTCCGGACCGGGCTCTTTGCCGCCAGGTTTGATATCGAAACGTCGCGGATTTGATGATGGATCCAGCGATTTCTCTTTAACTCCGAATTTGAACATGGAATATTCGG GTCCTAAACTCTATAAACAACCAGCGGCCAAATCTAATCGTGGGATTATCCTGAACGCCGTTGAATACTGCGTTTTCCCCGGCGTTGTCAACCGCGAGGCCAAACAGAAAGTGCTGGAGAAGATTGCTCGCTCGGAGGCGAAGCACTTTCTGGTACTCTTCCGGGATGCGGGCTGCCAGTTCCGCGCCCTCTACAGCTACCAGCCCGAAACGGACCAGGTAACGAAGCTGTATGGCACTGGGCCTAGTCAAGTCGACGAAGTGATGTTCGACAAGTTCTTCAA ATACAACTCAGGAGGCAAGTGCTTCTCGCAAGTGCACACAAAGCATCTGACGGTGACCATAGACGCCTTCACAATACACAATTCCCTGTGGCAGGGCAAGCGGGTGCAGTTGCCAAGCAAAAAGGACATGGCGCTTGTTATCTAA